GCTCCACCGTCATCACGAGCGCGAGGTCGACGTGCGGCACAAGGTCGACCAGGCGCTCGATCGGCGTTCCCGGCTTCACGGTCACCCCCGCGCGGAGCCCGCGGGCGCGGATCGCGCGCGCCGCTTCGGCGGGATCGGGAACGGTCTCGGCGTGGACGATCAGGTGGTCCGCCCCCGCGCGCGCGAAGGCGTCGAGGAACCGGAGCGGCTCCACGATCATGAGGTGCACGTCGAGCGGGAGCTTCGTCATGCGGCGGATCGCGTCGACCAGGATCGGTCCGAAGGTGAGGTTGGGCACGAACTGCCCGTCCATGATGTCGACATGGAGGAAGTCCGCGCCCGCGCGCTCCACGCGCGCGATCTCCTCCCCGAGTCTCGTGAAGTCGGCCGAGAGGATCGAGGGGCAGATCCGACGGAACCCGGCTCGCGCCCAGGTCCCCTTCGGATTCACTTCGGTCCTCGCGGCGGTCACGGCTGGTAGAAGAGGACGATCGAGTCGCGGGGAGCCACGCGCCTCCCGGCGGGAGGCTCCTGCGTGACGATGGCGCCGCTCCGTTCGCCCGGACGGTCGGACTCGCGAAGGGCGACGTAGAAGCCCTGGTCCCGGAGTCCGCGCGCGGAGGACACGGCGTCGCGCCCCGCGAGTCGCGGCAGCACGAAGCTCCTCGGCGTGGGTCCCATGCTCACCAGGACGTCCACCGCGGTCTCCTGCTCCACCATCGTCTCGCCGGGCGGGTCGCTCGCGATCACGAGGTCCTTCCCGACCTGATCCGAGTAGGCGCGCGCGATGCGCCCGATCTTGAGTCCCGCGCCCTCGAGCTGGATCTCGGCCTGGCGCGCGGTCACGCCGTCGAGGAGCGGCACGGTGGTTCCCTGCGCGCCCAGGCTCACCACGACGGAGATGCGGCGGCCGCGCTTCACGACGCCTCCCGCGGAGGGCTCCTGCGCGGTGATGAAGCCGCGCGGCACGTCCGGGCTCCATTGCTCCGAGATCTTGGAGAGCTTCAGATCCTCGGCGGCGAGGAGCCGCTCCGCCTCGCGCTCGCTCAGGCCCACGACCTCCGGAACCCTCACCTCCGCGCCCTGGCGCGTGAGGCTCGGCATCAGGATGAGGTTCACGATCAGGAATCCGACGAGGAGCGCGAGCCCGGAGAGGACCAGCGTGCCCGTGATCCAGTTGAAGCGGATGCCGCGGCGGCGCTCCGGTGGCGCGGGCGCCACGTCCGGCGGAGCGTCGGCGGGATCGGCCGGGAGGAGCTCCGGCGCCATCGCGTCCGGGAGCTCGTCGGGCTGGGTCGGCGTCTCGGTCAGCGGCTCCCCCATCGTATCGGTTCCGGCGCCGGCGCGGCCGGGCGCGTCGGGCTCACCCATCCCTCGAGATCCCCTTCCGCTTCATGCGCGCCGCGTACACGCCGTCCGTTCCGTGTCGATGCGGGAACGCCCGGAGGACGGGCTCCGGGCCGGCGAACGCGGGCGGCAGGAACGGCCTCGCATCCTCCTGCCGGAACTCGGAATGCGCGGAGAGGAAGGACTCCACGACGGCGTCCGTCTCCTCCGGTTCCAGAGAGCACACACTATACACCAACACTCCGCCGGGCCGCGTGAGCGCGGCGGCGCGCTCGAGGAGATCCCTCTGGAGCGAGGCGAGCGTCCCGATGCTCCCCTCCTCCTTGCGCCAGCGCGCGTCCGCACGGCGGCGCAGCACGCCGAGTCCCGTGCACGGCGCGTCGAGGAGCACGCGATCGAACGTGGCGGCGCGGAAGGGCGGCGTGCGTCCGTCGGCGCACACGACCTCCGCGCGTGGAAGCCGGAGCCGGGCGACGAGATTCTCCCGGAGCGCGCGCGCGCGTCCCGGCTGCACCTCCACCGCGACGAGCATCCCCTCCGGCGCCACGCGCTCGGCGATCTGGGACGCCTTGCCGCCCGGCGCGGCGCAGAGGTCGAGCACGCGCTCCCCGGGCTTCGGGTCCAGGATCGCGGGCACGCACGCCTCCGCCTCGTCCTGGAGCGAGAGAAGTCCGTCGCGGAAGAGCGGCGATCGCGACGCGACGTATCCCCTCGCGAGGAGGAACACCGGCCCCCCGTTCGGACCCGGCACGGGATCCATCCCTTCGGCCCGCAGGAGCTCGGCGAGCCGATCGGGACGGATCCGGTGCGCGTTGGGCCGCACGGAGACCGACGGCTCCGCGTTGTCGGCCCGGAGGAGCGCCTCGGCCTCCTCGAACCCGTAGCGCGCGAGCCAGCGCTCCGTGAGCCAGCGCGGATGCGAGTGCGCGACCGACAGGTGCGCCGCCGCATCGGCGTCGCGATCGGGAAGCGGCGCCCGCTCGCCCGCCGCGAGCCTGCGGAGCACGGCGTTCACCAGTCCGGCCGTGCCCGGATGGCCGTACCGCTTCGCGAGCTCGACGCTCTCGTCCACCGCGGCCGAGTGGGGAATGCGCGTGAGCACGAGGATCTGGTACGCGCCGAGGCGGAGCGCCGAGCGGATCGCGGCGGGAAGACGTTCGAATCCGTCCCGCGTGAGGACGGCGAGATGGTGGTCGAGGAGCGCGCGGTGGCGGAGCGTCCCCTGCACGAGCGAGGTCGCGAGCGCCGCGTCGCTCCCCCCGAAGTTCGATTCGCGAAGCCGCGTCTCGAGGAGCCGGTCCGTGTACGCGCCGCGTCCCTCGGCGGCGAGGAGGATCTGGAGCGCGAGCTCCCGCGCGCCCACGCGCCTTCGGTGCCGATCGGGACGGCGTCCCGGGCCGCGCTTCACGGCGCCTCCACCAGCGGCAGCCTCGCGCCCGGGCGGAGACGCGCTCCGTTCGCGTACTCGAATCCGCTCATCTCGCGGCGTCCCGCGGGCCGCACGCGCCGGAGCCAGAGCGATCCCTTCGGGAGCGCGATCTCGATACCGCGCTCCCGGTGCACGGAGCGCACCTCGCCGGCGGCCGCGCCCGCGATGCCCGCGCCATCGAGCGATCCCGGCTCCGCCTCGGTCACGAGGAGCCTCCCTTCCAAGAGCTCGAAGTAGGCGCCGGGATCGGGCGTGAACGCGCGGACGCGCCGCGCGAGATCCTCGGGGCCGAGATCGGCCGGAAGGCGGCCCTCGCCGGACGCGATCTTGGGCGCGTAGGTCGCGCGCGAAGCGTCCTGCTCGCGGCGCTCGATCTCGCCGCGCTCGATCCGGTCGAGGGACCGCGCGAGGCACTCGGCGCCGAGCTCCGCGAGGCGGGCTCCGAGCGCGCCCGCGTTCTCGCTCGCGCCGATCGGCGTGGCGGCGGCCAGGAACACCGGACCCTCGTCGAGCCCGTCGGTCATCCACATCGTGGTGACGCCCGTCTCGCGGTCGCCCGCGAGGAGCGCGGCCTGCACCGGAGACGCGCCGCGGTGCCGCGGGAGGAGCGAGAAGTGGACGTTGAGCGCTCCCAGCTTCGCCGCGGAGAGGAGCGCGGGCGGCAGGATCTGGCCGTACGCGACGAGGACGAGGAGGTCGGGCTGGAGCGCGCGCACGCGCTCGATCTCCTCGGGCGCTCCGGCGCGCGCCGGCGTGGACACCGGAAGCCCGAGCGCCTCGGCCGATTCACGCACGGGAGAACGCCCGACGCGCTGGCCTCGCCCCTGGGGCCGGTCCCGGCGCGTGACGACGAGGAGCGGCGGGCGTCCGTCGCGGACCAGACGCTCGAGCGGAGGGACCGCGAGCGCGGGCGTCCCGTAGTAGACGAGGCGCATCGCCCCGGTCAGAGCGTGGGAGCGGTCCCGGAGGCTTCGGCCGCTCCCCGGCCGGGAGCCTGGAACCGCTTCAGCTTCCCCTCGAGGAGCTTCCGCTGGAGGGCGCCCAGGCGGTCGACGAAGAGCACGCCGTCCAGATGGTCGGTCTCGTGCTGGAGGGCGCGCGCGAGGAGTCCCTCGGCCTCGATGCGGAACGGGGCGCCGCGCTCGTCGAGCGCCTCCACGACGACGCGCGCCGCCCGCTTCACGTCCGCGCGATAGCCTGGGATGCTGAGGCATCCTTCCTCGGCCGTGGCCGAGCCCGCCTTCTCGACGATCACCGGGTTCACGAACGCTCGCTTCACGCGTGGCGTGCGCTCGTCACCGCCCACGTCGACCACGAACACGCGGATTCCCTCGCCCACCTGGGGGGCGGCGAGTCCGATCCCCTCCTCGCGGTACATGCACTCGAACATGCCCTGCACGAAATCCGCGAGCTCGGGTGGGTACGCGGTGACGGGGGCCGCCTTGGCGCGGAGGATCGGGTCTCCGTAGTAGCGGAGGGAGAGGCGCGGACTAGTCACCGCGCTCGAGGACCTGCACGATGGACCCGCGCGCGAACTCCATCTTCACGTCGTCGGAGACCTTGAGCACGACCACGTCTTCCTTGCCGTTCTTGTTGCCGATGACGGTGCCGAAGAGGCCGCCGGAGGTGAGCACTCGGTCCCCCTTCCGGATGGACTTCAGCATCGCCTCGGTCTCCCGCTGCTTCCGCTGCTGGGGCCGGATGATCATGAAGTAGAAGATGCCGACCGTGATCGCCAGGATGGCGAACATGTGGAGCATCTGATCCAGGGCCGAGGGCTGCGCGGCGGGAGCCGCCGCCTGCGCGAACGCGACATCCAGCATGGGTTACTCCTCAGGGGTGGAAGGGCCCTCTGCGGCCCGGTCGACACGGTAGCGGGCGCGGAACGCGGCCGCCGCGGCCTCGAACGTGCCGCCCTCGATCGCGCTCCGCGCGCTCGCCATCAGTGTCTGGTAAAACGTGAGGTTGTGCAAGGTCAGCATTCGGTGCGCGAGGATCTCGCCCGCCTGGTGCAGATGCCGGAGATACGCGCGCGAGAAGCGAGCGCACGCCGGGCACGAGCACGTCGCGTCGAGCGGCGCGGGATCGCGCGCGTGGATCGCGTTCCGGATGTTGAGGGGTCCGTCGGCCGTGAAGGCCATCCCGTTTCGCGCGTTCCGCGTCGGCAGCACACAGTCGAAGAGGTCGATGCCCTCGCGGATCCCGTCCCAGAGATCGGGCGGCGTGCCCATGCCCATCAGATAGCGCGGCCGATCCTCGGGAAGGGCTCCGGTCGTGGCGCGCGCGAGCGCCCACGTCTCGTCCTTCGTCTCTCCCACCGAGAGTCCCCCGATCGCGAACCCGTCGCAGGCGTAGGCCGCGGTGCGCTCCGCCATCTCGGCCCGCATCGACGCGTCGCCGGCGCCCTGCACGATGGCGAAGAGAAGCTGCGGCGCGCCCGTCGGGGTCGTGCACTCGCGCGCGCGGGCGAGCGAGCGCTCCGTCCAGCGGAGCGTGCGCTCCCCGGCGTCTCGGGCCGTGGCGTCGTCGACCGGAAGGAGCACCGCGTGGTCGAGCGTCACGGCGATGTCGACGCCGAGATCGGCCTGCACCTCCATCGCGCGCTCCGGCGTGAGCATCCAGAGCCGCCCGTCGAGGTGCGAGCGGAACTCGACCCCTTCTTCCCCCACGCGCGCGCGCTCGCGGAGGCTCAGGATCTGGTAGCCGCCCGAGTCCGTGAGGATGGGCCCGTCCCAGCCCATGAACCGGTGGAGGCCGCCCAGCTCGCGGACGAGATCCGAGCCGGGCCGGAGCATGAGGTGATAGGTGTTCGCGAGGAGGATCTGGGTTCCCGCGGCGCGGATCTCAGCCGGATCGAGCCCCTTGACGGTCCCGGCCGTCCCCACGGGCATGAAGGCCGGCGTGCGCACGACGCCGTGCGGCGTCCGAAGAAGACCGGCCCTCGGCGCGACGGCGTCGCCGCGCTCGAGGGCGAACACGGGGTCGGGACGGCTCAGGATCCATGGCCCCCGGGCGCGTCGATCCGGTACTCCTTGAGCTTCGTCCGGAGCGTCTGGCGCGAGATGTCGAGCTTCTTCGCCGCGAGCGTCTTGTTGCCGCCGGTCTGCTCGAGCGCGTACTGGATGGCGATCGCTTCGACCTGCGCCAGCGTCTGGATGGTTCCTTCGGCGTGGATGCGGGTCCGCATGACCTTCTCCCCCGAGCCTCCGGCACCCACGACTTCGAGCGGCAGGTGCTCGGGAAGGATCGTCTCCTCGCTCTCGAGGAGGATGCAGCGCTCGATGACGTTCTTGAGCTCGCGCACGTTCCCCGGCCAGCCGTAGGCGAGGAGGAGCTCCAGCGCTTCCTCGCTCGGGCCCTTCACGCTCTTTCCCATCTCGCGGTTGAAGTGCGCGATGAAGTGATCGATCAGCGCGGGAATGTCCTCCGGCCGCTCGCGGAGCGGCGGCACCTCGATCCGGATCACGTTGAGGCGGAAGTAGAGGTCCTCGCGGAACCGTCCCTGCGCGACCATTTCCCTGAGGTCCCGATTCGTCGCGGCCACGATGCGCGCGTCCACGTGCAGGTCGGT
This is a stretch of genomic DNA from Candidatus Eisenbacteria bacterium. It encodes these proteins:
- the rpe gene encoding ribulose-phosphate 3-epimerase yields the protein MNPKGTWARAGFRRICPSILSADFTRLGEEIARVERAGADFLHVDIMDGQFVPNLTFGPILVDAIRRMTKLPLDVHLMIVEPLRFLDAFARAGADHLIVHAETVPDPAEAARAIRARGLRAGVTVKPGTPIERLVDLVPHVDLALVMTVEPGKGGQAFLEDSPSRIARVRAAIDGGGHDCLLEVDGGISAETAPVAARAGADTFVAGHSIFRDADPPAALSRLRAALTAAG
- a CDS encoding PASTA domain-containing protein encodes the protein MGEPDAPGRAGAGTDTMGEPLTETPTQPDELPDAMAPELLPADPADAPPDVAPAPPERRRGIRFNWITGTLVLSGLALLVGFLIVNLILMPSLTRQGAEVRVPEVVGLSEREAERLLAAEDLKLSKISEQWSPDVPRGFITAQEPSAGGVVKRGRRISVVVSLGAQGTTVPLLDGVTARQAEIQLEGAGLKIGRIARAYSDQVGKDLVIASDPPGETMVEQETAVDVLVSMGPTPRSFVLPRLAGRDAVSSARGLRDQGFYVALRESDRPGERSGAIVTQEPPAGRRVAPRDSIVLFYQP
- the rsmB gene encoding 16S rRNA (cytosine(967)-C(5))-methyltransferase RsmB is translated as MKRGPGRRPDRHRRRVGARELALQILLAAEGRGAYTDRLLETRLRESNFGGSDAALATSLVQGTLRHRALLDHHLAVLTRDGFERLPAAIRSALRLGAYQILVLTRIPHSAAVDESVELAKRYGHPGTAGLVNAVLRRLAAGERAPLPDRDADAAAHLSVAHSHPRWLTERWLARYGFEEAEALLRADNAEPSVSVRPNAHRIRPDRLAELLRAEGMDPVPGPNGGPVFLLARGYVASRSPLFRDGLLSLQDEAEACVPAILDPKPGERVLDLCAAPGGKASQIAERVAPEGMLVAVEVQPGRARALRENLVARLRLPRAEVVCADGRTPPFRAATFDRVLLDAPCTGLGVLRRRADARWRKEEGSIGTLASLQRDLLERAAALTRPGGVLVYSVCSLEPEETDAVVESFLSAHSEFRQEDARPFLPPAFAGPEPVLRAFPHRHGTDGVYAARMKRKGISRDG
- the fmt gene encoding methionyl-tRNA formyltransferase, yielding MRLVYYGTPALAVPPLERLVRDGRPPLLVVTRRDRPQGRGQRVGRSPVRESAEALGLPVSTPARAGAPEEIERVRALQPDLLVLVAYGQILPPALLSAAKLGALNVHFSLLPRHRGASPVQAALLAGDRETGVTTMWMTDGLDEGPVFLAAATPIGASENAGALGARLAELGAECLARSLDRIERGEIERREQDASRATYAPKIASGEGRLPADLGPEDLARRVRAFTPDPGAYFELLEGRLLVTEAEPGSLDGAGIAGAAAGEVRSVHRERGIEIALPKGSLWLRRVRPAGRREMSGFEYANGARLRPGARLPLVEAP
- the def gene encoding peptide deformylase — protein: MTSPRLSLRYYGDPILRAKAAPVTAYPPELADFVQGMFECMYREEGIGLAAPQVGEGIRVFVVDVGGDERTPRVKRAFVNPVIVEKAGSATAEEGCLSIPGYRADVKRAARVVVEALDERGAPFRIEAEGLLARALQHETDHLDGVLFVDRLGALQRKLLEGKLKRFQAPGRGAAEASGTAPTL
- the yajC gene encoding preprotein translocase subunit YajC, which encodes MLDVAFAQAAAPAAQPSALDQMLHMFAILAITVGIFYFMIIRPQQRKQRETEAMLKSIRKGDRVLTSGGLFGTVIGNKNGKEDVVVLKVSDDVKMEFARGSIVQVLERGD
- the tgt gene encoding tRNA guanosine(34) transglycosylase Tgt; this translates as MFALERGDAVAPRAGLLRTPHGVVRTPAFMPVGTAGTVKGLDPAEIRAAGTQILLANTYHLMLRPGSDLVRELGGLHRFMGWDGPILTDSGGYQILSLRERARVGEEGVEFRSHLDGRLWMLTPERAMEVQADLGVDIAVTLDHAVLLPVDDATARDAGERTLRWTERSLARARECTTPTGAPQLLFAIVQGAGDASMRAEMAERTAAYACDGFAIGGLSVGETKDETWALARATTGALPEDRPRYLMGMGTPPDLWDGIREGIDLFDCVLPTRNARNGMAFTADGPLNIRNAIHARDPAPLDATCSCPACARFSRAYLRHLHQAGEILAHRMLTLHNLTFYQTLMASARSAIEGGTFEAAAAAFRARYRVDRAAEGPSTPEE